From Candidatus Poribacteria bacterium:
TTGGGGAGTTTGCAGCACGAGAAGAGGCAGCCAGTCTCAAGCAATACATTCAAGAGACGCAGGGGATTGAACCGGTATTGATTACACTTCAATAACATGGCTGTCGGTTTTCAGTACTCGGCTGTCGGTATATGGCATGCAAAACGAATATAGTTGTTACAGGGTGTTCATTATCTGAAGCAGGATTTACAAGATTCAAGGATTCACAGGATTATGGGGTTTCCTTCTTGATTGAAAACTCTCCTTTATAGAATTATAGGACTTACGCACTCCCTCTTAAAGTCCCCCTGATAAGGGGGATTTAGGGGGTTTAAATACGGAAATTACCGATTTTTGCGTCTGAATGTCCGATATTTTCTCAATTTGCGTAAGTCCTGAATTATCCAAATATTTGAGACTTACGCAATTTTCCAGCACCTACGGGCACACGCCGCTGGCGAGGTTTTAAACCTCGCCAGCAAGGCAAGCTGCGTAAGTTCGGTATAAAACGTCCTAATATTTGTTAGTAGCAACTTGGGTGAGGTATAGGTTTTTATTCAAACGTGTCGTATGGGATTCGACAGACTCCGATTAAGTCTAAACCTGTGTAGAATTGTCCCTCGGTGACGTGAAAATCGGTGGTTGTGATGCCGTGCGTCAAGTCGTCATGCGTGGCACTTATGAATGATTTTAATAACCTCCCCCCGACATCAAAACTCAGCCGTAAGAGTGGCTTCGGGAGCCAATGCCGCATTTTTAGGATATCATAGTTGAAAATCTGTTGGATGCGCTGTGCCCGGAGCTCTTGAAACTCCTCGACTTTTGAACTCCCCTGGAGTGTATAAAGCACCACATCTCTAAAATGCCTTGAAAGAAGGGCTCGGAACTCGCTGGCGTTGTATTCCCATTGGTGATAGGGCGATTGGAGACCTATAGACTCCCGAAGTGGAGAATATCGATTCGGTGTTGAAATGAGAAGCACTGCTGCGGGGTGGACCAAGCGTTTGGCGACTTCCTCCAAGAAATACTCGGGAGTTCTTAGGTATTCAATGAGATGAAAACAGCAGACGACATCAAACGTATAAGGAAAATATTTGTGAAGTTGTGAGACATCTTGGATGTAGAAATCGAGATTGGGGAGATCGTATTTTTGCTTTGCTTGT
This genomic window contains:
- a CDS encoding class I SAM-dependent methyltransferase, with translation MAERTDPTQKENHPFYCQYRAVYEYATQFTQGQRVLDLGCGEGYGAHLLAQHAKEVVAVDKDKKTIQQAKQKYDLPNLDFYIQDVSQLHKYFPYTFDVVCCFHLIEYLRTPEYFLEEVAKRLVHPAAVLLISTPNRYSPLRESIGLQSPYHQWEYNASEFRALLSRHFRDVVLYTLQGSSKVEEFQELRAQRIQQIFNYDILKMRHWLPKPLLRLSFDVGGRLLKSFISATHDDLTHGITTTDFHVTEGQFYTGLDLIGVCRIPYDTFE